The following coding sequences are from one Musa acuminata AAA Group cultivar baxijiao chromosome BXJ1-6, Cavendish_Baxijiao_AAA, whole genome shotgun sequence window:
- the LOC103987009 gene encoding adenine nucleotide transporter BT1, chloroplastic/mitochondrial: MADKRLQAVEKKSDVFFLPFPELGFSWNEGFYPSGGLFASVGQMGVGFGVSPNPPNPSDNSVNVPGTDLYVKYVSPDVGYRVLGTPAEPAAEATNVIAEVVANKKEKKGGLKARIRIGNLHFRRLISGAIAGAVSRTAVAPLETIRTHLMVGSNGNSTTEVFQSIMETEGWKGLFRGNFVNVIRVAPSKAIELFAYDTAKKVLTPKDGEPPKLPVPSSLVAGAFAGVSSTLCTYPLELLKTRLTIQRDVYDNLLHAFLKIVCEEGPSELYRGLTPSLIGVMPYAATNYFAYESLKKFYRKTFETEEIGSIATLLIGSAAGAISSGTTFPLEVARKHMQVGAVGGRQVYKNMLHAFLSILEKEGIGGLYKGLGPSWMKLVPAAGISFMCYEACKKILIDEEDA; this comes from the exons ATGGCGGATAAGAGGTTGCAAGCGGTTGAGAAGAAGAGTGacgtcttcttcctcccctttccAGAGCTGGGCTTTTCATGGAACGAGGGATTTTACCCCTCCGGTGGCTTGTTTGCGAGTGTTGGACAGATGGGAGTCGGCTTTGGGGTTTCTCCTAATCCTCCTAACCCCAGTGATAACAGTGTAAACGTGCCTGGGACTGATCTCTATGTGAAGTATGTTTCCCCAGATGTTGGGTATCGTGTTCTGGGGACTCCTGCCGAGCCGGCAGCAGAAGCGACTAATGTCATAGCAGAAGTGGTGGCtaataagaaagagaagaaaggtGGGCTGAAAGCAAGGATTAGAATTGGGAACCTGCACTTCAGAAGGTTGATCAGTGGAGCAATTGCTGGGGCAGTGTCACGGACTGCAGTTGCACCGTTGGAAACGATCAGGACACATCTTATGGTCGGAAGCAATGGGAACTCGACAACGGAAGTCTTCCAGTCTATTATGGAGACAGAGGGTTGGAAGGGACTATTCCGTGGTAATTTTGTCAATGTCATCCGTGTTGCACCAAGCAAGGCCATAGAG TTATTTGCTTATGATACAGCTAAGAAGGTTTTAACCCCCAAGGATGGGGAACCTCCAAAACTTCCTGTCCCCTCCTCGCTAGTTGCTGGGGCATTTGCTGGAGTCAGCTCAACCCTCTGCACTTATCCTTTAGAATTACTCAAGACTCGACTAACCATACAG AGAGATGTCTATGACAATCTTCTACACGCATTCCTGAAAATTGTATGTGAGGAGGGTCCCTCAGAACTGTACAGAGGTCTGACTCCGAGTCTCATAGGAGTCATGCCATATGCAGCTACAAACTACTTCGCTTACGAGTCCCTAAAGAAATTCTACAGAAAGACGTTCGAGACGGAGGAAATAGGCAGCATCGCCACTCTTCTGATTGGTTCAGCGGCCGGTGCCATTTCGAGTGGCACAACCTTCCCACTTGAAGTTGCTCGGAAACATATGCAAGTCGGAGCTGTGGGTGGCAGGCAGGTCTACAAGAATATGCTTCATGCTTTCTTGAGCATATTGGAAAAGGAAGGAATTGGGGGGCTGTACAAAGGGTTGGGGCCAAGCTGGATGAAGCTGGTGCCTGCTGCAGGGATCTCATTTATGTGCTATGAGGCTTGCAAAAAGATTTTAATCGACGAGGAGGATGCATAA